In Onthophagus taurus isolate NC chromosome 6, IU_Otau_3.0, whole genome shotgun sequence, a genomic segment contains:
- the LOC111424710 gene encoding microtubule nucleation factor SSNA1-like isoform X1, whose product MSEHGAALQTYNQELVKCLEDLRLKREKLQTIIDGEENNKNILEKNIKALQDKLHVVNTNLNNHRDIRDNYDRMIKDAENGFKKILDSSQTLLNLVQHEASSLDSRIDKIKIND is encoded by the exons atgtcaGAACACGGAGCTGCTCTTCAAACTTATAATCAAGAACTAgttaaat gtTTAGAagatttaagattaaaaaggGAGAAATTACAAACGATTATCGATggtgaagaaaataataagaatattttagaaaagaatATAAAAGCTTTACAGGATAAACTTCATGTTGTGAATACAAATCTAAATAATCACAGGGATATTAGAGATAATTACGATAGAATGATAAAAGACGCagaaaatggttttaaaaag ATTTTAGATAGTTCTCAAACGTTGCTCAACTTGGTACAACATGAAGCTAGTTCTTTAGATAGTCgcattgataaaattaaaataaatgattaa
- the LOC111424710 gene encoding microtubule nucleation factor SSNA1-like isoform X2: MSEHGAALQTYNQELVKCLEDLRLKREKLQTIIDGEENNKNILEKNIKALQDKLHVVNTNLNNHRDIRDNYDRMIKDAENGFKKIVLKRCSTWYNMKLVL; this comes from the exons atgtcaGAACACGGAGCTGCTCTTCAAACTTATAATCAAGAACTAgttaaat gtTTAGAagatttaagattaaaaaggGAGAAATTACAAACGATTATCGATggtgaagaaaataataagaatattttagaaaagaatATAAAAGCTTTACAGGATAAACTTCATGTTGTGAATACAAATCTAAATAATCACAGGGATATTAGAGATAATTACGATAGAATGATAAAAGACGCagaaaatggttttaaaaag ATAGTTCTCAAACGTTGCTCAACTTGGTACAACATGAAGCTAGTTCTTTAG
- the LOC111424881 gene encoding uncharacterized protein, with protein sequence MPPTKDSKKNLDVENCDKEPKEIVGQNQQECETDTEEKPLQIDTENEIAITKNENETSLKESQAANSKRTGDLIGNVTPAKKARPKPKPVKIENMKEYVDNNTIEKLTTTTLFHWLKERNLHCSTRDKKADLIQKIKNQFVTTSS encoded by the exons ATG CCCCCAACTAAagatagtaaaaaaaatttagatgtTGAGAATTGTGATAAAGAACCAAAAGAAATCGTAGGTCAAAATCAGCAGGAATGCGAAACTGATACTGAAGAGAAACCATTACAAATCGATACGGAAAATGAAATCGCGattacaaaaaatgaaaatgaaactaGTTTGAAGGAAAGTCAAGCTGCGAATAGTAAAAGAACTGGTGATTTAATTGGA aatgtGACCCCAGCTAAAAAAGCTCGACCGAAACCTAAACCggttaaaatagaaaatatgaaaGAATACGTTGATAATAATACTATTGAAAAACTTACAACAACGACTTTGTTTCATTGGttgaaagaaagaaatttacaCTGTTCTACGAGAGATAAGAAAGcagatttaatacaaaaaattaaaaatcaatttgttaCCACAAGTtcgtaa